A single genomic interval of Xiphophorus couchianus chromosome 2, X_couchianus-1.0, whole genome shotgun sequence harbors:
- the lrrc4bb gene encoding leucine-rich repeat-containing protein 4B: MRLVMVTSPCTLSPLLWLVQLLLWFHHHGPQLTEAAPPCPNPCTCSNQASRVICTRKSLDQIPDSISENTRYLNLQENSIQVIKSDTFKHLRHLEILQLSKNHIRQIEVGAFNGLPNLNTLELFDNRLTVVPTQAFEYLSKLRELWLRNNPIETLPAFAFNRVPSLRRLDLGELRKLGFISEAAFEGLVNLRFLNLGMCGLKDIPNLTPLVRLEELELSGNQLGIVRPGSFQGLVSLRKLWLMHSRVTIIERNAFDDLKNLEELNLSHNSLHSLPHDLFTPLHQLERVHLNHNPWVCNCDVLWLSWWLKETVPSNTTCCARCHAPPGLKGKYIGELDQTHFVCYAPVIVEPPTDLNVTEGMAAELKCRTGTSMTSVNWFTPNGTLMTHGSYRVRISVLHDGTLNFTNVTVQDTGQYTCMVTNSAGNTTATAVLNVSASDPSNSYSYFTTVTVESVEPSKEENSARQYVNETFVGSPKPPGHGGVDGLSSSTISPSLSTLSPLSPRTTENSVTVSLMDVTNIPGLDDVMKTTKIIIGCFVAITFMAAVMLVVFYKLRKQHQLHKHHGPARAIEIVNVEDEIGAGAGSGISGGSTINSGTGTEGTLRIHHPEVVNLPNIGRTDTLNHYYKTHHFNNNVMGLSITEGMGPGGILNSKNQHGQDNPISCTSVPISTSNLLSASGNGTNTSSMSPPLPMSLPMPTMGLHGSIKGFMGQNQNPQMEPLLFKGSSKENVQETQI; the protein is encoded by the exons ATGCGTCTTGTCATGGTGACCAGCCCCTGCACCCTATCCCCCCTCCTCTGGTTGGTCCAGCTCCTGTTGTGGTTTCACCACCATGGACCCCAGCTGACAGAGGCGGCACCGCCATGTCCCAACCCCTGCACCTGCTCCAACCAGGCGAGCCGGGTCATCTGTACAAGGAAGAGTTTGGATCAAATCCCAgacagcatttcagaaaacacaagATACCTCAATCTACAAGAGAACTCAATTCAG GTGATCAAGTCTGACACATTCAAGCATCTGCGGCATCTGGAAATTCTCCAGCTCTCTAAGAACCACATCCGGCAGATTGAGGTGGGAGCTTTCAATGGCCTCCCCAACCTCAACACGTTGGAGCTTTTTGACAACCGTCTTACAGTGGTACCAACTCAAGCTTTTGAGTACCTCAGCAAACTAAGAGAACTATGGCTACGAAACAACCCCATTGAGACACTGCCAGCCTTTGCTTTTAACCGCGTTCCCTCATTAAGACGTCTGGATCTGGGGGAACTCAGGAAGTTGGGTTTCATCTCAGAGGCTGCCTTCGAAGGTCTGGTAAATCTGCGTTTTTTGAATCTTGGCATGTGCGGCTTGAAGGACATCCCTAACCTTACCCCGCTTGTACGACTTGAGGAGTTGGAGTTATCAGGGAATCAGCTGGGGATTGTCCGTCCTGGATCATTTCAGGGACTGGTGTCACTTCGAAAGCTTTGGCTGATGCACTCCAGAGTGACTATCATTGAACGCAATGCTTTTGACGACCTCAAGAACTTGGAGGAGCTCAACCTTTCCCACAATTCTCTGCATTCTCTGCCCCATGATCTGTTCACCCCTTTGCACCAGTTGGAGAGGGTACACCTCAACCATAATCCTTGGGTTTGCAACTGTGACGTCCTGTGGCTCAGCTGGTGGCTTAAAGAGACAGTTCCCAGCAACACCACGTGTTGTGCTCGTTGCCATGCCCCGCCAGGCCTGAAAGGGAAGTACATTGGGGAACTGGATCAGACCCACTTTGTCTGCTATGCTCCAGTGATTGTGGAGCCGCCCACTGATCTGAATGTCACCGAAGGAATGGCCGCAGAGCTGAAATGCCGTACCGGAACCTCTATGACCTCTGTGAACTGGTTCACCCCAAACGGCACGCTGATGACACACGGATCATACCGAGTTAGGATCTCAGTGCTTCATGACGGAACACTGAACTTCACAAATGTGACCGTGCAGGACACCGGGCAGTATACCTGCATGGTAACCAACTCCGCTGGGAATACCACTGCAACCGCTGTGCTCAACGTCTCTGCTTCTGATCCTAGTAACAGCTACAGCTATTTCACCACTGTCACAGTTGAGTCAGTGGAGCCAAGTAAGGAGGAGAACTCAGCAAGACAGTATGTGAATGAGACCTTTGTTGGTTCCCCCAAGCCTCCTGGTCATGGAGGGGTAGACGGTCTATCTAGCAGCACTATATCACCATCTCTGTCTACTCTGTCACCACTGTCACCCAGAACTACTGAAAATTCAGTGACTGTGTCTCTAATGGATGTAACTAACATTCCAGGCCTGGATGATGTAATGAAAACAACTAAGATCATCATTGGTTGCTTCGTCGCCATTACTTTTATGGCAGCTGTGATGCTGGTGGTCTTCTACAAACTCCGTAAGCAACACCAACTACACAAACACCACGGCCCTGCCAGAGCAATTGAGATTGTCAACGTTGAAGATGAAATTGGAGCTGGGGCTGGAAGTGGCATCTCTGGCGGTTCGACGATAAATTCTGGGACTGGTACAGAGGGAACCTTGAGAATACATCACCCGGAAGTAGTCAACCTTCCCAACATTGGTCGCACGGATACCCTAAACCATTACTACAAGACACATCATTTCAACAACAATGTGATGGGTCTCAGTATCACCGAGGGGATGGGACCAGGTGGAATCCTCAACAGCAAGAACCAGCATGGCCAGGACAACCCTATCTCCTGCACATCAGTCCCAATCTCTACATCAAATTTGCTCTCTGCATCAGGCAACGGCACCAACACCAGCTCCATGTCCCCACCGCTGCCGATGTCTCTCCCCATGCCAACTATGGGCTTACATGGATCGATCAAGGGTTTCATGGGCCAAAACCAGAACCCCCAAATGGAGCCGCTGCTCTTCAAGGGGAGCTCCAAGGAAAACGTCCAAGAGACCcagatctaa